The following nucleotide sequence is from Candidatus Hydrogenedentota bacterium.
GAATGCGTGGTGCTCGACTGGGGCCTCGCCAAAATGCAGAAAGACATGGATGCCCACCGCGACGCCCTCGAAAAGACCATAAGCCAGCTCAAGCTCGGCGAAGAGCCCATGGCGGAATTCAAGACCCGCTCCAAGGATATCATGGGCACGCCCCTCTACATGGCCCCCGAGCAGGCACGGGGCGAAGTCGACGCGGTCGGCGTTCAATCGGACGTCTACAGCCTCGGCGTCGTCCTGTATGAAATCCTTACCGGCGATCTGCCCCATCCCTGGTCCAACTCCATCGACACGATCCGCCGGGTCGGTACGCTCCCCGCACCGTCGATTCTAAGAGCAGCGCCCCACACGCCCCCCGAACTCGCAGCCATCTGTGACAAGGCCCTCGCCTTCCACCCCGGCAAACGCTACACCAGCGCAAAGGAACTCGCCAGCGACGTTCAGCACTTCCTCGAGGGCGCCGTGGTCGGGGCCTACGCCTACAAGTTTAGCGACATGCTCGGGCGACTCTACCGGCGCCATCGCGTAATGATCAATACAGGACTGGCGTCGGTCGCCGCGCTCCTCGCCATCGGCGCCTTTTCGTACTGGGAGGTCTACAACGCCGGACTCCGTGAAAGCGCCGCGCGAACGGTGGCCGAGCAAAACGCCGCCAGCGAGAAGGACGCCCGGCAAAAGGAAGCCGCTGCGCGCGCGGAAGCCGAGGCCTCCCTCAAGATCGCGGAGCGCCAACAGTACCTCGCCCAAATCCGACTCGCCCAGGCCCACATCGGGGAACAGCAAATGCGCCTGGCCAATCAGGCTCTGGACGAGGCCCCGGAATCCGAGCGCGACTGGCTCTGGCGCTTCCTGCGCCTCGAGGCCAATCCCGAGCTCTTGAACATCCGCAATGATCGCTCCGCCATCGTCCGTGCCCACTACGACCCCACCGGTCAATTCATCGTCGCCATGCGCGAGTTTGAGCCCCCGGGTCTGTGGAACGCCGAAACCGGCGACTTCATCGCGGATTTCCAGGGAAGTGCCAATAAGCTCTACGGCGTCGCCTTTGATCGGAGTGGATCACTTTTCGCCGGAACTGGGTCTGGGGGTTACCTCGCCGTCTGGGAGCTTCCAAAGGGTACACTGCTCCATGAACACACAGGGCCGTCCGAAGGCATCGCCCTGAGTTTCTCCGACGATGGCCATCGAATTTGGGTCGGCGCATTGGACGGCACCATAACCGAGCGCGAAGCGCGAACGGGAAACATTCTCCGCACCATCGAAGGATCCGGACGCGCGGCTCTTGTCGTCCGTGAATTTCCCGACAAGAATCTCTTGCTGATTCACTACGATAACACTACGAAGCAAGGCGTAAAAGACACCATCGTCGCGCTCGGTCTGAATGACCTCAAGCGGCAATACCAGTTGGACGGAATCGGGATCTGGGTAACACCGGACGGCCAAAACTTCCTCCGCGCCGACCACCACGGTGCCACCGAACGAAATACCGATTCGCCCGTCACCATCCAGTACGACCTCGTCCGCTTCTTCCTCCATGATGTGCAGACCGGCGAGAGCATTGAAGAATTTGAAGGCCACTACGGTCGCGTTTTCGGCTTAGACTTCACGAAAGACGGACGGCGTTTTGTCTCCACCTCGGACGACGGCCAAGTCCGGATGTGGAGTCGTGGCAAAAAGGAATTCGAGAGGGCGTTTGGCACAGGAGGTGCCATGCGCTACGCCTATTTTCTCGATGGCGAGGATGAGATTGTCGGTTGTTCAGACGCAAACCGATTTGTCGTGTGGGACGTAGCCACGGGCACGCCCACTGCGACGTTCCTGGGGCAGAACAAGGAATTGGGCTGGGCAGAGCTGTCGCCCGACCGGAAGCGTTTGGTCTCCTCATCACAATATCATGCGTTCCAGATCTTTAACGCAAAAAGACCGCCTGGGCAGAGCGCTGTTGCACTGGCACGCTCTACCACGCTGGAAGGAAACCCCAGAATTGAAGACCTCTGCATTTCGCGAGACGAAACGAAAGCGATTCTGAAATGGAACACCGGCGAACTCCAAGCGCTCGATCTGAACTCGATGCGCTGGCTAAGCCGTTTCGAAACCGGTAACAAGACCATGCCGCGGCTTTCTCTTTCGAGCGACGGCACCCTAGTCTTGTATTGTCGCGATAAGAATTTGGTCGAAATCGGAAACGTGTTAACCGGGACATCGACCGCGCTGCCCCCTTTTCCGTTCGAGGTAACGGCAACACTTCTAGCCGACGACAACGAGTCCATTCTCGTCGCAACGTCCGACGGGGGAATCCACAAGTCCCACATTTCCAATCCGGAGGCCACTGAACTTTCCTCAATCCCGTCGGTCGTCCGGGCGTTCTGCCTACTTGATGCGGGAGCCATCGTAGCCATGGCGTGTGACGATGGCCGTCTGCGAATCGCCCAGTTCGGTACACTGCAAGTTGACGGCGAAGTATTGGTTGGCAAAGGCACCCTACTTGGCGTAGTTGCTTCCATCGACGGTAAAAGATTATGCACGGTCGCTTCCGATGGAACCGTCACTACCTGGAACGCGGAAACCTGGGAGAGAATGGGCGATTTCCAACTCGACGACTGGACCGCCCCCGGGCGCGGCGACGAAGTCTCCATGCGACCAACCTTCGACGGGCGGCAAATGCTGATTCATAACCAATTCTACCGCACCTCGGTTCTGGACTTGACCTCGGCGCGTTCGATAGCACAACCTTTCTGGAACATGCGCGTGGAAGAACTGGCGTCCACCAATACCGTGATTAAAATTACAAGTCGTGGTGCGCTTACGAAACACAGTTACAACCGTTCATTGATCTTCGGGAACTAAAAGTCCAACCAAAAAGGGAAAATTATGTATCGCAAATTAAGATTTGGATCAACGATGCTACTCTCGTGTATAGCAGTTCAACTGACACAGGCGTATGACATGGAAGCTGTGGTGAAGGCCATTGAAGACGACAAATCAACGCCCGCACCGATGGTAACCGCATGCAATAATGGCTTGGACAGCGGCGACTACGCGCCACCGTTGCTTTTTACTGTAAAGGCGATTGGTGCATACACGTTTAGAGACCTGTTTCACAGGGATCTGTTCGCCAAAGATGTGATCGCGACCTGGTACGCAAACACATCCGGCTTGACCGGTCCTGAATATAACGATCTAAGACAAGAACTTCGTGATTTGAACCAATTGTTTGTGGACGGTGGTTACAATGACTTGAAGTTCTGGAAAATGGTGGAGGGGCGAGTCGATGGGTCACTAGCGACAACCGCGCAATCTCTGGATACAGCGATTAAAGATCTCATGGCTGCGAATTTCAGATTCCCCCTATTTACAAAACGTCAAGATTTAAATGTCGAGGGTCGGCTTCGCGCCCTGGGGTCGTTCGCACTCAATCGCGTCAATGCTAGAACTGGCGGCCTGGGCAATATGTCATTTCAATGCATCTTTTACTCTCCAGCCAAATCCGAGTACAAGCGCAAGACAGATGGCAGCTTGGAACTTGATCAAATGGGCAATCCCATCCTTGACCCAGAGGGCTTTAGCGATTCATTCCTCATTCACACGGTTGTCCTTGCTCACGAGATGGGCATACTGCCAGAAACAGAGTTTGGCAAATTTACTTTTGTGGAAGCACAGGATGATACGCCTGAAGCGGTAATATTTTCCGGTGGCGGTGACGAATGTTGTTGTAACAACTCAACGGACCCGACACATGAAGCATTTTACCGGACATGTGTAGATATATATCCTAGAGGCTGTACTGAAGTTGGTGGAATTTGCGTGGTGGGCAGTTTGCATTGCAAGACTGTTCACTTCCACTAATAGCGCACTTTATCGGCAAAATCGTGCAAACCGTTTACATCACCCCAGCGCCTCATCCAGATTCCTGGCGCTGGCTTCAATCGTCCCCATAATCGCACCGAAATCACTGCCATGGGCGAGCAACTGCGCGCCCATGGCGGTGTATTTTTTCAGGGCTTCCGGCGTGCCCGCGGGCATGCCCCAGGCCTTGCCGTGGCGCTTGGCGGCCGCCGCCGCGCGCTCGATGCATTCGTCCAGGCTGGGCAGGTCCGGGTAGGTGCGCAGGCGCAGCCCCAGATCGCCGGGGCCGACGAAAATCCCGTCCACCCCTTCCACCGCCGCAATCGCGTCCACATTTTCAATCGCTTCGGGCGTCTCGATCTGCACCACGAGGAAGGTCTCGCGATTCGCCGCGTCGGCGTATTCCTTCCCATCCATGAGCGTATAGCGCGTGTCCAGGCCCGCCCCGTCCAGGCCGCGATCACCGAGCGGCGGAAACTTCACCGACTGCACCAGCATCTCCGCCTTCTCCGCCGTGGACACGTGAGGGATCATCAGACCCGCCGCGCCGTCTTCGAGGTAGCGATAGAGCCGCGACTTCTCCAACGTCGAAGGCCGCAGCATGCAATCGATATCCGCGAGCTGAAAGTGTGTTAACAACGCCTGAAGCTGTTGCTCGGGGATGAGCCGGTGCTCCAGGTCCAGCCAGATGCAGTCAAAGTTCGCCCGCGCGGCCATATGCACGAAGGGGGGAATGAAATGTCCCATGACGCACATGCGGACGGGCTTTCCAGCGCGGATCTTGGCGAGGGCCTTGCTCTTTCTCATGGGGTACTTCCTTCTCGTGGTGGTTGGTGGCCGGGCTCCCGCCTCGGGCGTGCCGCGAGCAATGGTTATAACAACTTGTTTCCCCCATTGTCCAGCGTGCTATAGTACCCCACCTCGCATCGTCGGACTGGCGTATTCGCTCCGGCGGCGACCAGCAGTGAGAAGGAGTTTCCCAGACCGTGACGCGTACCCTGCAACCACTGACCCCGACTTACCGCGGCCTGAGCTTCAGGCCGCTGGCCCTCCTGGCCGCATTGTCCGCTTCGACCCTCGGCGCCGGAGCGCAGGAAGCCTCCCCGGTCATGCCGCACGAGGTCGGGCTGGTCTGGCTCGACTGGCTGATCATCTTCCTCTACTGCGCCTCCACCATCTATCTCGGCTGGTACTTCAGCCGCACGCAGAACACGATGTCGGAGTATTTCGTGGGCAGCGGGGCCATGAATCCCTTCCTCATCGGCGTCTCCCTCTTCGCCACGCTCCTGAGCACCATCACCTATCTTTCCATTCCCGGCGAAGTGGCCGGCAAGGGGCCCATGTATATCATGACCCTGCTCGCCCTGCCCTTTGTCTTTCCCATGGTGGCCTATGTCCTCCTCCCGGTCTATATGAAGACGCGGGTGACCAGTGCCTACGAATTGCTCGAGACCCGCCTCGGCCTGAGCATTCGACTCATTGGCGTGGCCCAGTTCCTCGCCCTGCGCCTCGTGTGGATGTCCCTCCTCATCTACCTCATGGCCAAGGCCATGTCGAAGATGATGGATCTCGACGAGAGCGCCATCCCCTGGATCGTCCTCGTCATCGGCTTCGTCTCCGTCACCTATACAGCCCTCGGCGGCTTGCGCGCGGTGGTCATCACCGATCTGGTTCAGACCATGCTCATGTTTGGCGGCGCGATTCTTGTCGTCATCATGATCTCCATCGACATGGGCGGGTTTTCCTGGTTCCCCACCACCTGGCAGCCCCACTGGGACGTACAGCCCCTCTACAGCTTCGACCCGAGCACGCGCCTCACCGTCCTCGGTACCTTCTTCAACATCTGGATCTGGTATGTGTGCACCGCCGGGGGCGACCAGCTCTCCGTGCAGCGATTCATGGCCACCAAAGATGTGAAGGCCGCGCGCAGGGCCTACGCCATCCAGCTTTGCGCCAGCACCGCCATCACGCTGATCCTTTTCCTCGTGGGCTTCGCCGTGATGGGTTATTTCAATCATCACCCGGAGTTCCTGCCCGCCGGCTATGATCTAAAGGTCAATGCCGACGATCTCTACCCCCGCTTCATCTCGCACCATCTCCCGATGGGGATCTCCGGTCTCGTTATCTCCGCCATGTTCGCCGCCGCCATGTCCAGCGTGGACTCCGGCGTGAATTCCATCACGGCTGTCGTCATGACCGATCTGATGGACCGATTTGGCAAGAAGCCCACGACGGAAAAGGGTCACGTTCGGGCGGCAACAATTCTGGCCTTTACCATCGGCGGACTGGTCATGATAGGCAGCGCATTCGTTGGCAATATCGAAGGCAATATCACCGAGGTATGCAGCAAAACCGCCAACCTCCTGGTGACCCCCATATTCGGCCTCTTTTTCTTTGCCCTGTTCGTGAAATGCGCCAACGCGCCCGGCGTCTGGGTCGGCTGGTTCTTTGGCACGGCCGCCGCCGTCCTCACGGCCTTCTCCGGTGAAATCTTCGGATGGGACCCGATCACGGGTAATCCTCCCATTAGTTTCGAGTGGATTCCCCTCATCTCCATCACCATCAATCTGGTCACCGGCTACATCGCCTGCATCATCTTCGCAAGCTTCACCAAACCCACCACCGCACCAGCCTGATCCAGGGGAGAAAGATTTCACCTCGAAGATCACGAAGCACACGAAGAAAGAACAGAGGAGACGGCAGCCAATGTCTGGCTATCAATCCCACTCCCATTTCTTCTTCGTGGTTAAATATTTTGTTTCAATGCCTCATGTCAAGGTCCGCGCACACTGAAAACGCTTGAGCCTCAAAAAAACAGACCTACTATCCTTAAGTTTGAGTCCTTTGAGGTTGAATCCCATTTCACCCCTTCTCGAACCACGCAAATCAAACCCCTCTTATCTGTGTGAATCTGTGAGAATCTCTGGGAAAATCTTCTCTCCAAGCCGCCATCAAATCCCGCACGTTTCACTTTTGCGTTCTTTGTGGTTAACCTTCCGCTCAGACCTCAGACTCGCACTCTTCATTTGCACTTTCCCCGCTGGTTTGCCATCATAACCCTTGTATTGGCAAGCATGTAGTAGCTCTGCAATGAGCTGGGATGGTACGACGCAATGGTTCTCCAAAAAAACGCCCGCACGGCGGCCCTTAGCAGTGTGGCAAGCATGGCACTATCGGTTTCTTTCTGCGCATTCGCGGATGCACCCGACTTCGCCACGCAAGTCCTTCCCATCCTGGAGCAAAACTGCTTCAAGTGCCACGGCCCCGAACAACAGAAATCCGGTCTGCGCCTGGATTCCCTGGCGGCGTTGTTCGTCAAGTCTGCCGTTGTCCCGGGTGATCCCGAGAGCAGCCGAATGATCCAGGCCATTCGTCACGCCGATGCCGACCTGAAGATGCCGCCCGACGCCAAACTCCCCGACGATGCCATCGCAACGCTCGAGTCCTGGGTGGCCGCGGGCACGCCCTGGCCCGGCACCACCGTGGACGCCGCCCGGACCGAAGCCCGCGCGCAGATTGCCGCCGAGATCGATGGCAATGAAAAATACTGGGCCTTTCGCCCGCCTGCGAAGCCCGCCTTACCCGAAGTGGCCGACGCGCGGTGGTCCTCGAATCCCATCGATACCTTCGTCTTCCGGAAGCTCACCGATCAGGGCCTCACTCCCTCGCCAGCGGCCGATCGCCATACGCTCATCCGTCGCCTCTACCTCGATGTGCTTGGTCTCCCGCCCACGCCGGAAGAAGTCGATGCCTTCGTCGCCAATCCCGATCCAGGGGCCTACGACGCCCTCGTCGATCAAGTCCTCGCGTCCCCCCACTACGGCGAGCGCTGGGCGCGCCACTGGCTCGACGTCGTCCGCTTCGCAGAGACCTACGGCTTTGAAATGAACCAACCGCGCCCGAACGCCTGGCGTTATCGCGACTATGTAATCAACGCATTTAATCAGGACCTTCCCTACACCCAGTTCATCCGCGAACAACTCGTGGGCGACGCCCTGGGCGCGGACACCGCCACAGGCTTTCTGGTCGCGGGCCCGAAAGACATGGTGACCAGTCCCGACATCGTGCTGACCAAAAACCAGCGCGACACGGAACTCCACGATATGGTCACCACCACCGCCGGCGCCTTCCTGGGGCTTACCGCCGGTTGCGCCAAGTGCCACGATCACAAATTCGACCCCATCTCCCAGCGCGATTACTACCAGATGCGCGCCATCTTTGCGGGCGTAAAACACGGCGACCGCGAGATCAGGTCCCCCGAGCGGGACGCCCAACTGGCCAAGGCCAAGGTAGTCTCCGAGCAAATCGCAAAGCTCGCGGGACAGCTCTCCGCCTTCACCCCCATGGCCGTGCTCGACGTCACCGCCATCGACGATGAGGGCCCCCTCGTCCCCGCGACGGGCCCCGCGCGCACCACCCTCTGGGTTCGCCCCATGGAGCGCGGCGTTCTCGGCAAGTCCGAGACGGAGCCCGGCGAAAGCTATGCACTCTGGACCGCCAACACCGGCCAGGTCCTCATGTCGTGGCACCCCGCAACGACCGGCGAGCAGCGAATCCACCTCTCCTGGATCGTAGACAAGGATCGCTGCACCAAAGTGACCTACCTGCTCGACGCGGATGGCAACCCCGCCACCAGGGACGATCAGACGCCCCTCGCTACCGTCGATCAAACCCGCGCCGCCTCACAGCGCGAAACCGACACCGGCGAGAATATCTGGAGCGGCTTCTTCGACGCGGGTATCCACACCCTGACTGAGCAAAGCGCCATCCTCCTCCGCGCCGACGACAACAAGGGCAAAGTGGCGGCGGATCTCGTCGCGATGGGTGCGACCGCACTGGCTGCGCGTCCCCAGCTTCGCCCCGCTGTAAACTATGCGAAGAACGAAGACCGCTTCGCGCCCATCGAAGCCAAAGCCCTCCGCTTCACCGTCGGCAAGGTCAACCAGCACGGCGCCTGCATCGACGAACTCGAAATTTACACCAGCGGTGACATGCCCGAGAATATTGCCCTGGCCGGTGCCGGCGCAATCCCCTCCGCCTCCAGCGAATACGGCAACGAGCTCCACACCATTGCGCACCTGAACGACGGCAAATACGGCAACAGTTTCAGTTGGATCCCCAAAGAGGGCGACACCGGCTGGGCCCAGATCGACTTTCCCGCGCCTAGGGTAATCGACCGCGTCATCTGGGGCCGCGACCGCGAAGACAAGTTCAAAGATCGCCTCGCCACGGAATATACCATCGAGGTCCAGACCGCCGACGGCGCCTGGCGCACCGTGGCCAACCAGCGCGACCGCGCCCCCTTCGGCATCAAAACGCCCAACGTCGCCCAATACGCCACCGCCGGCCTCGACAGCGCCGGTCGGGAACGGCTCGCATCGCTCCTTGCATCGCAGAAAACCCTTGAAACCGAATTCAAGACCCTGAGCGATGTTCCGAAAATCTACGGCGGCGTCTTCACCGACCCCGAGCCCACCCACTTCCTCTACCGCGGCGATCCCATGGCCGAGCGCGAAGCGGTCAACCCCGGCGGTCTGTCCCACGTCGGCGCGCCCCTCCAACTGACCGACGCCACGCCCGAGCAGGAACGGCGCAAGATGCTCGCGGACTGGATCGCCAGCGCGGACAACCCCCTCACCGCCCGCGTCATGGTCAACCGCATCTGGCAGCATCATTTCGGTCGCGGCATCGTCGATACCCCCAGCGATTTCGGCGCCATGGGCGCACGCCCCACCAACCAGGAACTCCTCGACTGGCTCGCCGCCACCTTCATCGAAGAAGGCTGGAAGCCCAAGGCCCTCCACCGCCGCATTCTCCTTTCCCAGACCTATCGCCAGTCCAGCGCCCCCCGGCCCGACGCCCTCGCCGCCGACGCGGCCAGCGTCTACCTCTGGCGCTTCCCCCCGCGACGCCTCGAAGCCGAGCCCATCCGCGACGCCATCCTCGCCACCAGCGGCGTCCTCGACCTCGCCATGGGCGGCCCCGGCTACAACGCCTTCGAGCCCAACGACAACTACGTCCGCGTCTACACACCCAAGAAAACCTTCGGCCCCGAAGAATGGCGCCGCATGATCTACCAATACAAACCCCGCGTAGCGCAAGACGAAACCTTCGGCATCTTCGACTGCCCCGACGGCGGCCAGCACCAGCCAAGACGCACGACCTCCACCACGCCATTACAGGCCCTCAACCTCCTCAACAGCCCCTTCATGAACCAGCAGGCCGAACTTCTCGCCAGGCGGTTGCAAAGCGAATGCACCGCCCCCGAAGACCAGGCCGCCCGCGCCTTCCGCCTGGCCTACTCGCGCGATGCGCTGGAAGAAGAAAAGGCGGCCTCTGCGGAGTTCATTAAGGAACACGGTCTCATGCTGTTTTGTCGCGCGCTCTATAATACGAATGAGTTTTTGTATGTGAATTGAATTCATAGTATCTTGGATACGCTGACTCGTCAATTGAGCCCGTTCACAATATGGAAGGAGCCCACCTATGAATTGTCGTGGCACTTATATAGTGTTGATTTCCTTAGTTCTAGGATTGAACACACTCTACGCTGAACCGCAGAAAACAACTGAGGCGGACATTTCCACTTGGCGAAAGTTAGCTGCCGAAGGGGATGCTGCCGCACAATATCTCCTAGGCGGAAGCTATGCGTTTGGCAATGGGGTTCCTAAGGACGAGAAGACAGCA
It contains:
- a CDS encoding 4-hydroxy-2-oxovalerate aldolase encodes the protein MRKSKALAKIRAGKPVRMCVMGHFIPPFVHMAARANFDCIWLDLEHRLIPEQQLQALLTHFQLADIDCMLRPSTLEKSRLYRYLEDGAAGLMIPHVSTAEKAEMLVQSVKFPPLGDRGLDGAGLDTRYTLMDGKEYADAANRETFLVVQIETPEAIENVDAIAAVEGVDGIFVGPGDLGLRLRTYPDLPSLDECIERAAAAAKRHGKAWGMPAGTPEALKKYTAMGAQLLAHGSDFGAIMGTIEASARNLDEALG
- a CDS encoding DUF1553 domain-containing protein — its product is MALSVSFCAFADAPDFATQVLPILEQNCFKCHGPEQQKSGLRLDSLAALFVKSAVVPGDPESSRMIQAIRHADADLKMPPDAKLPDDAIATLESWVAAGTPWPGTTVDAARTEARAQIAAEIDGNEKYWAFRPPAKPALPEVADARWSSNPIDTFVFRKLTDQGLTPSPAADRHTLIRRLYLDVLGLPPTPEEVDAFVANPDPGAYDALVDQVLASPHYGERWARHWLDVVRFAETYGFEMNQPRPNAWRYRDYVINAFNQDLPYTQFIREQLVGDALGADTATGFLVAGPKDMVTSPDIVLTKNQRDTELHDMVTTTAGAFLGLTAGCAKCHDHKFDPISQRDYYQMRAIFAGVKHGDREIRSPERDAQLAKAKVVSEQIAKLAGQLSAFTPMAVLDVTAIDDEGPLVPATGPARTTLWVRPMERGVLGKSETEPGESYALWTANTGQVLMSWHPATTGEQRIHLSWIVDKDRCTKVTYLLDADGNPATRDDQTPLATVDQTRAASQRETDTGENIWSGFFDAGIHTLTEQSAILLRADDNKGKVAADLVAMGATALAARPQLRPAVNYAKNEDRFAPIEAKALRFTVGKVNQHGACIDELEIYTSGDMPENIALAGAGAIPSASSEYGNELHTIAHLNDGKYGNSFSWIPKEGDTGWAQIDFPAPRVIDRVIWGRDREDKFKDRLATEYTIEVQTADGAWRTVANQRDRAPFGIKTPNVAQYATAGLDSAGRERLASLLASQKTLETEFKTLSDVPKIYGGVFTDPEPTHFLYRGDPMAEREAVNPGGLSHVGAPLQLTDATPEQERRKMLADWIASADNPLTARVMVNRIWQHHFGRGIVDTPSDFGAMGARPTNQELLDWLAATFIEEGWKPKALHRRILLSQTYRQSSAPRPDALAADAASVYLWRFPPRRLEAEPIRDAILATSGVLDLAMGGPGYNAFEPNDNYVRVYTPKKTFGPEEWRRMIYQYKPRVAQDETFGIFDCPDGGQHQPRRTTSTTPLQALNLLNSPFMNQQAELLARRLQSECTAPEDQAARAFRLAYSRDALEEEKAASAEFIKEHGLMLFCRALYNTNEFLYVN
- a CDS encoding sodium/solute symporter (Members of the Solute:Sodium Symporter (SSS), TC 2.A.21 as described in tcdb.org, catalyze solute:Na+ symport. Known solutes for members of the family include sugars, amino acids, nucleosides, inositols, vitamins, urea or anions, depending on the system.), with amino-acid sequence MSEYFVGSGAMNPFLIGVSLFATLLSTITYLSIPGEVAGKGPMYIMTLLALPFVFPMVAYVLLPVYMKTRVTSAYELLETRLGLSIRLIGVAQFLALRLVWMSLLIYLMAKAMSKMMDLDESAIPWIVLVIGFVSVTYTALGGLRAVVITDLVQTMLMFGGAILVVIMISIDMGGFSWFPTTWQPHWDVQPLYSFDPSTRLTVLGTFFNIWIWYVCTAGGDQLSVQRFMATKDVKAARRAYAIQLCASTAITLILFLVGFAVMGYFNHHPEFLPAGYDLKVNADDLYPRFISHHLPMGISGLVISAMFAAAMSSVDSGVNSITAVVMTDLMDRFGKKPTTEKGHVRAATILAFTIGGLVMIGSAFVGNIEGNITEVCSKTANLLVTPIFGLFFFALFVKCANAPGVWVGWFFGTAAAVLTAFSGEIFGWDPITGNPPISFEWIPLISITINLVTGYIACIIFASFTKPTTAPA
- a CDS encoding protein kinase; amino-acid sequence: MREYDLLVGILACQLRLVSRGSLVHFAAALRQTQDQSLLEYLVDSKALSEKDQAFLCRIVDTIIHAHHGDEKSALKAFGGDEAAREVFSGSIAKTDQGWGPAEDQTILAEILPHGLPPQILPETIGRYTRGSEYARGGIGRILLVHDEQIGRDVILKELLPEHIVSPTDSTLSQAPQPESPRSPMRRSAAMMARFLQEAKITGQLEHPSIVPVYELGTRKDGQLYYTMKLVRGETLAESIKNCKNPEDRLGLLRSFLDVCQAMAYAHSKGVIHRDLKPSNIMVGEFGECVVLDWGLAKMQKDMDAHRDALEKTISQLKLGEEPMAEFKTRSKDIMGTPLYMAPEQARGEVDAVGVQSDVYSLGVVLYEILTGDLPHPWSNSIDTIRRVGTLPAPSILRAAPHTPPELAAICDKALAFHPGKRYTSAKELASDVQHFLEGAVVGAYAYKFSDMLGRLYRRHRVMINTGLASVAALLAIGAFSYWEVYNAGLRESAARTVAEQNAASEKDARQKEAAARAEAEASLKIAERQQYLAQIRLAQAHIGEQQMRLANQALDEAPESERDWLWRFLRLEANPELLNIRNDRSAIVRAHYDPTGQFIVAMREFEPPGLWNAETGDFIADFQGSANKLYGVAFDRSGSLFAGTGSGGYLAVWELPKGTLLHEHTGPSEGIALSFSDDGHRIWVGALDGTITEREARTGNILRTIEGSGRAALVVREFPDKNLLLIHYDNTTKQGVKDTIVALGLNDLKRQYQLDGIGIWVTPDGQNFLRADHHGATERNTDSPVTIQYDLVRFFLHDVQTGESIEEFEGHYGRVFGLDFTKDGRRFVSTSDDGQVRMWSRGKKEFERAFGTGGAMRYAYFLDGEDEIVGCSDANRFVVWDVATGTPTATFLGQNKELGWAELSPDRKRLVSSSQYHAFQIFNAKRPPGQSAVALARSTTLEGNPRIEDLCISRDETKAILKWNTGELQALDLNSMRWLSRFETGNKTMPRLSLSSDGTLVLYCRDKNLVEIGNVLTGTSTALPPFPFEVTATLLADDNESILVATSDGGIHKSHISNPEATELSSIPSVVRAFCLLDAGAIVAMACDDGRLRIAQFGTLQVDGEVLVGKGTLLGVVASIDGKRLCTVASDGTVTTWNAETWERMGDFQLDDWTAPGRGDEVSMRPTFDGRQMLIHNQFYRTSVLDLTSARSIAQPFWNMRVEELASTNTVIKITSRGALTKHSYNRSLIFGN